DNA from Sulfurimonas gotlandica GD1:
TAAATGTTCTTTAAATCTTTGCGCAAATAATTTTAAAAGTTTATCTCCTGTTTCATGTCCAAATTTATCATTAATCGGTTTAAATCCATCTAAGTCTAAATAACATATCGCAACTGGTTGTTTTGTTCTATTCGATAATGCTATTGACTGTTTTAGTCTATCGGTCAATAACTCTCTGTTTGGTAAACCAGTTAAAACGTCATAATAAGCCATAAACTCTATTTTGCTTTCAGCTAAAAGTCGTTGGTGGTATTCATATGCTATATTCGATATTTTTTCAACAATTTCGACATCTTTTTGAGTGTAATCACTCTCCTTATTCCCAACACCAACAATCGTAACAACTTTTTCATTTTTAAATTGAGGTACTGAAATGAAACCTTTTAATGGAGCATGACCTTCTGGAAGACCCTTTTTATGAGGTAAAGATTCATAATCATTATAAATGACAGCTTTTTGTTGATGGATACAATCTACCCAAACACCAGCTTCACTAATAGGATAGTGAAAATCAGCTCCCTCTGCAAAACACATTTTTTTAAGTGTATTTGTAGACCATACTTGCAGGGATACATGTTCTTGATCATCATCTACAAAATGGAAAAACCCTATTTTACTATTTGTGATTGCTTCCGCTTCATCTAAAGCAGTTTGCAAAAGAAGCTCTTTTGCAACATTATCATGTACTAAATTTGAAAGCTTTAATCTAAGGTCTGAAAGTTTTTTATCCAAATTTCGTTCTGTAATATCACGTAGTAAAGAGAAAAATACACCATTTTCTATTTTGGCATAACTGACAGAAATCTCGAGATCTATTAGAGTTCCATCTTTTTTATAATGAGAGGTTTCAAAAAGTCCACCTCCATTCTTAATAATATTTTCAAGATTTTTCTTTATATATTCTTCATCTTGAGTAGCTTCAAATGCAGAAATTTTGCTACCTATGATTTCATCTTTACTATAGCCACTCATAAGGCAATATGCTTCGTTAACATCAAGAATAGTTTCAGTACTGTCAACCATCCAAAAACCATCTTGGGCTGATTCTAAAAGAGCTATATATTTGTTACGTTCTTTATGAAGAGAAGTAGTTAAGTTGTTTGTTTCTGTAATATCTACAAATGTACCATAGACAAAATTATCTTTTCTGTAGTATCTTACTTCACACCATTTTAAAGAACCATCTTTACAAGTAATTTTTACATTGAAAGGTTCTGAGTAACATTTCCCTTGAGCCTCAGTTTCATTTATTTTTTCTTGCCAAAGTTGTAAAACTTGATTTCTATATTGTCCATCAGGATAAGCTTTTAAAAACCATTTGTCCATTGTATCAATATCAGATACTTCCCATCCGAACATTTCTATCAAGAATTTATTAAAACGATTAGGCAATTTACCCGTAGTATCGTTTCTAGCTATTCCAATAGGAAAATCATCAATAAATTCGTTTAAATAGTTTGTGTCGAGAATCATATACTTAACTTCCTGATATTTATATGCCTAAATTATATTAAAGTTATCTATCTTTTAACTTTAAAATCGTTTCAATAGTACTAGGTTTTGGAGCAGTTTTTAGTAACAGAGAAGTTGTTCCAAATAGCATTGAATTTTTGAACATGCTCCAAAAGGTACAGGTTGAGTAACAAATATTTATTTCAAAGTATTCTTGTTTTTTATGGAATTTAGATACAATTAAATGACTTTTGTTGGAAAGGACTTATATGTATAGGTTTGTAATAATATCATTTTTAGTAGTCATTCTCGGTGCAAACGAGCCAATATTATCTTTACCATTGACTGAGCAACCAATCTCTGATAAAGTAAAATTGGGTAAGAAACTTTTTTTTGATACAAGATTATCAAAAGACAATACTATATCATGTGCAACTTGCCATCCAATTCATATGGGTGGTATGGATAATCTAGAAAAATCTTTTGGTGTAAATGGTGTGGAAGGTGATGTAAACTCCCCTACAGTTTTAAACAGTGGCTTTAATTTTGTACAGTTTTGGGATGGTCGAGTACGAACTCTTGAAGAACAGGTGGAAGGCCCATTACACAATCCAAAAGAGATGGCAACAAACTGGCCTGAGACTACAGAAAAACTACGCAAAGATCAACAATACAAAGAACTCTTTCAAAAAGTTTATAATGATGAAATAACAATCGATCATATTAAAAATGCTATTGCCGAATATGAACGATCACTGATAGCACCTGGTAGATT
Protein-coding regions in this window:
- a CDS encoding EAL domain-containing protein; amino-acid sequence: MILDTNYLNEFIDDFPIGIARNDTTGKLPNRFNKFLIEMFGWEVSDIDTMDKWFLKAYPDGQYRNQVLQLWQEKINETEAQGKCYSEPFNVKITCKDGSLKWCEVRYYRKDNFVYGTFVDITETNNLTTSLHKERNKYIALLESAQDGFWMVDSTETILDVNEAYCLMSGYSKDEIIGSKISAFEATQDEEYIKKNLENIIKNGGGLFETSHYKKDGTLIDLEISVSYAKIENGVFFSLLRDITERNLDKKLSDLRLKLSNLVHDNVAKELLLQTALDEAEAITNSKIGFFHFVDDDQEHVSLQVWSTNTLKKMCFAEGADFHYPISEAGVWVDCIHQQKAVIYNDYESLPHKKGLPEGHAPLKGFISVPQFKNEKVVTIVGVGNKESDYTQKDVEIVEKISNIAYEYHQRLLAESKIEFMAYYDVLTGLPNRELLTDRLKQSIALSNRTKQPVAICYLDLDGFKPINDKFGHETGDKLLKLFAQRFKEHLREGDTISRIGGDEFILLLSGFESQKQLKEILVRLIDTANIPFEIDQNRIHISCSIGATIYPIDNSDTDTLIRHADQAMYRAKEIGKSNYIIYTPIENIDSQENEKLLEDFSHALGRSEVVLHYQPKVSLYDSSIIGFEALSRWNHPEKGMLYPASFIHIIENTPQEIALGEWVIKEALAVLNNWHKNGYTYTISVNISPRHIQLQGFADYLEKALSIYSNKFASKLELEILEVAGVTDLTNVVHVMNKCKNLGVKFSLDDFGTGYSSLTHFHRLPIDILKIDQNFVIDMIENSDDLDIVEGVIQLAKALKRPVVAEGVETLEIALMLLYLGSDYAQGYGIAKPMPLDNIQDWISSWKSNKLWKHMMKYKDIEGENSINVALFSHQMWMKEIKEFLTGTLNEIPVSEAICQFSKWYKGAGRTRHGSKESYPFLQAIHHEVHEIADDIHKLMLDNNIENAKKQYKFLKLRSKELKSLVKKMEKQ
- a CDS encoding cytochrome-c peroxidase: MYRFVIISFLVVILGANEPILSLPLTEQPISDKVKLGKKLFFDTRLSKDNTISCATCHPIHMGGMDNLEKSFGVNGVEGDVNSPTVLNSGFNFVQFWDGRVRTLEEQVEGPLHNPKEMATNWPETTEKLRKDQQYKELFQKVYNDEITIDHIKNAIAEYERSLIAPGRFDRFLNGDTKAISKIEQEGYELFKSYGCSSCHQGINVGGNMYEKLGVFTPYFYDRNITKADKGRFNVTNDIVHLHEFKVPSLRNVAKTYPYFHDGSVKTLQEAIKIMAKHQVGQSISDEDIEKIVKFLNTLTWEKLEK